The stretch of DNA AGaaaatagacatatatatatatatatttatttatgagaagATCCCCCACAAATCTGATAGACTCTCCAAAactttctacacaaaatataccCATAGAAGCTCCATACGCCAAATTTCACCACACATAACGACTCCAAATGATCTCCTCAAAATTCTTCCATTGTATTAAACGATATGCAAggtcatgagagattgtaaactcACCTATCATAGTAGATTTTGCCCCTAAACAACCCGTGGACGTAAGCATTatgccgaatcacgtaaatttatatttctctatatattttttgttatttagcTTATTTATTACCTATTTTATGGATAAACGTGAAGAACACCGTATCAAAAATTGAATCATCTCGTGGGCTGTGGATGATTCTTTCCTCCCTTCCGGTCTGTTGTGCAAATTATGGCATTAACAGTTAGTTTTTATTAATACATCATGTAGCTAGCCAGGTGGGTAGGATGAACGAAAGGCAAGATTAGTTTCAAAGCTCCAAAATGGTTTGATACTAATATACAGCAATAAACACTCGCCTcttttacaacaaaaagcagGATGCAACAACAATAGAAATCTCTTCCAAACTAAGCAAGCctgttttctcttatttgtaGTTCTGCTACATGTCCCTGGATTAGAACTCTATATAAATTCCGAACCTGCGGAAAGAAATTTTCCAACACCAATCTCTTATTGAGGATTTGGAGGGCGGCCGTTAGCAGCAGAAACTCGGGATCCCCACTCCAGCAGCTCTTTGCTGGTGTCATCCTTGTGCACAAATACTTCAATGAAACATAAAGAATCCTTTTGTGCTCCTGTTGCTGTTGCAATGGCTTCTACCAGTTCATTCTCTGTTTTTAcctgtatttttaaaataacggAATCACTTGAAAGAAAGCATATAACAGTAAGAATGAAATGGATAcgaagaaaacaaattaaattacaGACTAAGCAATGCTTAATAATGTTCGATAAAAGGATAAATTTTGGAAGTTAATCACAAACAGAGAATTGTGTTGCAATGACCAAGCTGAGGAAGAGTTATGCATGTGtagtaaaatgataaatcatTGAGCTCATATCctcttaattataatataagaatCAGAATTCCATCTCATGAATGATGATAACCTTGGCAGTCCAGCATTTGCCCTCGCCATTGTGGATGGCATCAACAAGGCCAGTGTAGTCCCAGTTCTTAATCACATTGTATGGGCCATCATGAATCTCAACTTCAATTGTATAACCACCATTATTGATTAGGAATATGATGGTCCTTTGTCCGCATCGAATCATGGTTGAAATATCCTGAGCTGTAACCTGAATAAAACGGAACATTCGTCAATCCATGCTCTATAATCTATAATCCAAAACATAGAAATTCCATGGCACGGTTTAGCAATCTGTCATCAGGACCAAGTCAGGGATCCCCACAAATCCCCAAAGCAGGGACAGGAAAGGTTTTGCTTGGAGGGGACAGGGACAGGAAATAGGCTTACCAGTCCCGTTGCTATCCCTACCACCAGCACAAACGTGCTATAATAGTTTCTATCATAATTATCACTAACCTGAAAACTACCATCACCAATACAAGCAATCACACGCTTATCTTTGGCAGCCTGAGCATAACCAAGAGTGGCACCAACTGACCAGCCAATAGATCCATATTGCATCTGGAATTCATACCTGAATCCAAtcgatattaaaaaaatggcaCCCTGCTGACTGATAAACATCTCATATTCAAGTATAAAGGGAGCTTAAAGAAGAGCCTGGCTTACCCACAGTTCTCAGGGAGGCGAAGCTTCTGGCAATTGAACCATGAGTCTCCAGTCTCAGCAATTACTGCAGTGTCTCCACCTAAAATCTCCtgtttaaatcaaataaaatatttgattactTATAACATGAAAAAAGACGCAGGAAGAAGAAATTGTGTATTACTAAGATTATTTAAAGTTTGGAGCTCAAAATTAACAaccaaaaatttcacaataaagACCTAACAATTTTTCTAGGAGGATGGTCCAGAAAAAGGAGACATGAAAAAAAGGTTACCATTTGAAGGACTGGAACACAATCTTACAATCCCAGTGGCATGAAAAAATTGATGAACTATGACGGGCAAGTTTACTAAACCAATAGATGGAATATGCTACACCAACCGTACTGGATATTAGATGAGAAGAAACAACATAGTAGTTTAAAGGAGTATGTCTTTCATAAACCTCAACGACCTCTCAGAATAAAATGTTTCGTTTTACATAGCGATTCTTGGGTCTTACCTGAATGTGTTTGAAGAGAACATTGACCCTTAGAGGCTCATCTTTCTCACATCTTAGAGGGATGCCTGGTGGCACAAAGATCCGGCGGTAATTCTCAAGAGCTGTACTGTTTCTCTTTAGCTTTTTGGCCAATGCACTTAAGAAATCGGCCATGAAAACCCAGCCATAAGAGGGACCATTGGCTATAGTCACACGATTAGGATGCACCATTATTGCTTTCTCCTTCTTGATCAGCAAGGAGTAACCAACAGAGCTGTAATCATTAAAGATGGGACCAACAAAAACATAGGCATCGGCAGACTCCACAATCTCCCCAACGAAGCTGGTGCTGACAGCACCCCAATAAGTCCCAATGAAGTGCGGGTGGTGCTCCGGAACTAACCCCTTGGCTGAGGGCATGACAGCTATTGGATACCCACTGGCATCTGCAAGCTCTACGAAGGCCTTTTGCGCCTGCCCAAACCTTAACTTGGGCCCACCCACAATGACAGGCTTCACAGCTTTATTCAAAAACTCAGCCGTCGCTTCCACCGCTGCTTCTAATCCTTGTTGATTACTAACCCTGCATGAAAAGAGTGGTCACGTGAGTCAATTCACTAACATAACTAAAAAGACTAGGATCCAATGATTTAGAGTAAGCAAAAGTTCCATCTCTACAACTTAAAA from Juglans regia cultivar Chandler chromosome 4, Walnut 2.0, whole genome shotgun sequence encodes:
- the LOC108998404 gene encoding pyruvate decarboxylase 1; the protein is MATANSIGSAAAPAPFHPAAPIGTLGCHLARRLVQIGVRDVFSVPGDFNLTLLDHLVDEPGLNLIGCCNELNAGYAADGYARSKGVGACVVTFTVGGLSVINAIAGAYSENLPVICIVGGPNSNDYGTNRILHHTIGLPDFSQELRCFQTVTCAQAVVNNLDDAHELIDTAISTALKESKPVYISIGCNLPGIFHPTFAREPVPFFILPKVSNQQGLEAAVEATAEFLNKAVKPVIVGGPKLRFGQAQKAFVELADASGYPIAVMPSAKGLVPEHHPHFIGTYWGAVSTSFVGEIVESADAYVFVGPIFNDYSSVGYSLLIKKEKAIMVHPNRVTIANGPSYGWVFMADFLSALAKKLKRNSTALENYRRIFVPPGIPLRCEKDEPLRVNVLFKHIQEILGGDTAVIAETGDSWFNCQKLRLPENCGYEFQMQYGSIGWSVGATLGYAQAAKDKRVIACIGDGSFQVTAQDISTMIRCGQRTIIFLINNGGYTIEVEIHDGPYNVIKNWDYTGLVDAIHNGEGKCWTAKVKTENELVEAIATATGAQKDSLCFIEVFVHKDDTSKELLEWGSRVSAANGRPPNPQ